The following are from one region of the Noviherbaspirillum sedimenti genome:
- a CDS encoding YbgC/FadM family acyl-CoA thioesterase has product MQNAALSNINVSHSPGKFSIVLRVYNQDIDAGRMVYIGNYMNFLERARTEWFHYLGLNQRHVERHYRAFFVARDLHLDCFSPAYLDDVLKVSIQVKSLGRTKMVWAHTIERDGIIASADLTAVWVDLKTLKPTAMPAEVREKFLAEFEHRERPAESAQATAST; this is encoded by the coding sequence ATGCAAAACGCCGCGTTATCCAATATCAATGTCTCCCACAGTCCGGGCAAGTTTTCAATTGTGTTAAGAGTCTATAACCAGGACATTGATGCGGGACGCATGGTCTATATTGGCAACTACATGAATTTCCTGGAGCGGGCGCGCACGGAATGGTTTCATTACCTGGGACTCAACCAGCGCCATGTGGAACGCCACTATCGCGCTTTTTTCGTGGCGCGTGACTTGCACCTGGATTGTTTCAGCCCGGCTTATCTGGATGATGTATTGAAGGTCTCCATCCAGGTCAAATCGCTTGGCCGCACCAAAATGGTCTGGGCACATACCATCGAGCGCGACGGCATTATTGCCAGTGCGGATCTGACCGCTGTGTGGGTGGATTTGAAAACGCTGAAGCCGACTGCCATGCCGGCGGAAGTGCGCGAAAAATTCCTGGCCGAATTCGAGCACAGGGAACGCCCGGCGGAATCAGCCCAGGCCACTGCCTCGACGTAG
- a CDS encoding flagellar protein FlaG has product MDIQSTGNAAAAATAQPPKTAVPNAPAAAAKPVPVETAIAVKQAAPAPTSAEVAQAVRNLNKAMLEQSQNLEFTIDSDSNRTIVKVIDQKTKEVLRQIPNEETLAMAKALDQMAAGLLIRQKA; this is encoded by the coding sequence ATGGATATCCAATCAACTGGCAATGCTGCCGCAGCCGCAACGGCTCAGCCGCCTAAAACTGCTGTGCCGAACGCCCCGGCCGCCGCAGCAAAACCAGTTCCCGTCGAGACTGCCATTGCAGTCAAACAGGCTGCACCTGCGCCGACTTCGGCCGAAGTCGCCCAGGCGGTACGCAACCTGAACAAGGCGATGCTGGAACAATCGCAGAACCTGGAATTCACCATCGATTCCGACAGCAACCGCACCATCGTCAAGGTGATCGATCAAAAAACCAAGGAAGTATTGCGGCAAATTCCGAACGAGGAAACGCTGGCAATGGCCAAGGCACTTGATCAGATGGCGGCCGGTTTGCTGATCAGGCAAAAAGCCTAA
- the fliS gene encoding flagellar export chaperone FliS encodes MFGTISSGANAYSKVAVETGVVAASPHKLIVMLFDGAMIAVSTAIANMKAGDIPGKGQLISKAISIIENGLRASLDKNAGGSIAANLDALYEYMTSRLVQANLNNQPEMLNEVYGLLKDLKQSWEAIGDVPAAVPTAGAMPPAPAPDSLMPQTSRLVKA; translated from the coding sequence ATGTTCGGAACGATAAGTAGCGGGGCCAATGCCTATTCCAAGGTCGCCGTCGAAACCGGCGTCGTGGCTGCCAGTCCGCATAAATTGATCGTCATGCTGTTTGATGGGGCAATGATTGCTGTGTCGACCGCCATCGCCAACATGAAAGCGGGCGACATACCGGGCAAAGGACAGTTGATTTCCAAGGCAATCTCCATCATTGAGAACGGCTTGCGCGCCAGTCTGGACAAGAATGCCGGCGGCAGCATTGCCGCTAATCTCGATGCGCTGTATGAATACATGACCAGCCGACTGGTGCAGGCGAACCTGAACAATCAGCCGGAAATGCTGAATGAAGTCTACGGCTTGCTCAAGGATTTGAAGCAATCCTGGGAAGCCATTGGCGATGTACCAGCCGCAGTGCCGACCGCTGGCGCGATGCCGCCAGCACCCGCTCCCGATTCACTGATGCCGCAGACATCCCGATTGGTAAAGGCTTGA
- a CDS encoding flagellin — translation MAAFINTNISSLTAQRNLTSSQGALATSLQRLSSGLRINSAKDDAAGLAISERMTAQIRGSNQAARNANDGISLAQTAEGDLAQIGNNLQRIRELAVQSSNASNSASDRAALNNEAAQLIAEVDRVASSSQFNGVKLLDGTFSAQSFQVGANNTSNDRVTISQISSAKSSSLGVGSSSSYATTKAEGTAVTTTALTAGQLSINGFNVGASTSDGVSFANGDASGIAKAAAINAVTAQTGVTATVGATTLAGTTATTFAAIAAGDITINGVDIGALQVATGAADRGGQVAAAINAKTAQTGVTATFNTTTGAVALSAADGRNINVVAAATAGANDANTGLTAGAAAGAGATANATSKITLSSTGSAGITLAGAAGLTATGQTVGYTAATATAGAGVSSLNLTTAAGAQAALATIDAALTTVNSSRASLGAIQNRFSSVVTSLQTTSENLSASRSRIQDADFASETASLTRGQILQQAGTAMLAQANSLPNGVLALLRG, via the coding sequence ATGGCTGCTTTTATCAACACCAATATCTCGTCGTTGACCGCTCAGCGTAACCTGACGTCGTCCCAAGGCGCATTGGCCACTTCCCTGCAACGTCTGTCTTCTGGTTTGCGCATCAACAGCGCCAAGGACGATGCAGCCGGCCTGGCGATTTCCGAGCGTATGACTGCCCAGATCCGCGGCTCCAACCAGGCAGCACGCAACGCCAACGACGGCATCTCGCTGGCACAGACCGCTGAAGGCGATCTGGCTCAGATCGGCAACAACCTGCAGCGTATCCGCGAACTGGCTGTGCAATCCTCGAATGCTTCGAACAGCGCCAGCGACCGTGCCGCACTGAATAATGAAGCAGCCCAGCTGATCGCCGAAGTCGACCGCGTCGCTTCCAGCTCGCAGTTCAACGGCGTGAAACTGCTCGACGGTACATTCTCTGCCCAGTCGTTCCAGGTTGGCGCTAATAACACGTCGAACGACCGCGTAACGATTTCCCAGATTTCCAGCGCCAAGTCGAGCTCGCTGGGTGTCGGCTCCTCCTCCAGCTATGCAACCACCAAGGCAGAAGGTACCGCCGTAACCACTACTGCATTGACGGCCGGTCAGTTGTCGATTAACGGTTTTAACGTGGGTGCATCTACTTCGGACGGCGTTTCTTTTGCAAACGGAGATGCGAGCGGCATTGCGAAAGCGGCTGCAATCAACGCTGTGACTGCTCAAACAGGTGTAACCGCAACTGTCGGTGCAACAACATTGGCGGGCACGACAGCAACTACATTTGCCGCAATTGCTGCAGGTGATATCACGATCAACGGCGTCGACATCGGTGCCCTGCAAGTTGCAACCGGTGCTGCCGATCGCGGCGGTCAAGTTGCCGCTGCCATCAACGCAAAAACCGCGCAAACCGGCGTGACTGCAACATTTAACACGACTACAGGTGCGGTTGCATTGAGTGCCGCAGATGGCAGAAACATCAATGTAGTTGCTGCTGCGACCGCAGGTGCTAACGATGCAAACACCGGCTTGACCGCGGGTGCTGCGGCTGGAGCCGGCGCCACCGCGAATGCTACCTCAAAAATCACGCTGTCTTCGACAGGTTCAGCAGGTATCACGCTGGCCGGCGCAGCTGGCTTGACCGCCACTGGCCAAACTGTTGGCTATACTGCTGCAACTGCCACAGCTGGCGCCGGTGTTTCCTCGCTAAACTTGACCACAGCCGCTGGCGCACAAGCTGCTCTGGCCACCATCGACGCCGCACTGACAACCGTCAACAGCTCGCGTGCTTCGCTGGGTGCGATCCAGAACCGCTTCAGCTCGGTGGTGACCAGCCTGCAAACCACGTCGGAAAACTTGTCCGCATCACGTAGCCGCATCCAGGATGCCGACTTCGCTTCTGAAACCGCAAGCCTGACCCGCGGCCAGATCCTGCAGCAAGCCGGCACCGCGATGCTGGCACAAGCCAACTCGCTGCCAAACGGCGTACTGGCCCTGTTGCGCGGCTAA
- a CDS encoding response regulator transcription factor, which translates to MTTKNSIKVLIADDHAIVRAGLKQILADTRDIAVAGEAENGLDAIKLVRQGKGEVLLLDISMPDRNGIEVLKQVRKEVPDIAVLILTMHREDQYAIRSLKAGAAGYLNKQSAPAELVNAIRQVAAGRKYVSPTLAQELANQINEEREVPLHETLSDREFQTLTMIASGKTVSDIARELVLSVKTISMYRARLLQKMKLRHNAELTHYAIKNQLVEE; encoded by the coding sequence ATGACCACCAAAAACTCCATCAAGGTCTTGATTGCAGACGACCATGCTATCGTACGCGCGGGTTTGAAGCAGATTCTTGCCGACACCAGGGATATCGCTGTCGCCGGCGAGGCGGAAAACGGCCTGGATGCCATCAAGCTGGTGCGCCAGGGGAAAGGCGAGGTCTTGCTGCTCGACATATCCATGCCTGACCGCAACGGCATCGAAGTCCTGAAGCAGGTACGCAAGGAAGTGCCGGATATCGCCGTGCTGATCCTGACCATGCATCGCGAAGACCAGTATGCGATCCGTTCCCTGAAAGCGGGCGCAGCCGGTTACCTCAACAAGCAAAGCGCGCCGGCCGAACTGGTCAACGCCATTCGCCAGGTCGCTGCCGGCCGCAAGTATGTGAGTCCGACGCTGGCCCAGGAACTGGCTAACCAGATCAATGAAGAACGTGAAGTGCCGCTGCACGAAACCCTGTCCGACCGCGAATTCCAGACTCTGACCATGATCGCTTCCGGCAAGACCGTCAGCGATATCGCGCGCGAGCTGGTACTGTCGGTCAAGACGATCAGCATGTACCGCGCGCGACTGCTGCAAAAGATGAAACTTCGACACAATGCGGAATTGACACATTACGCCATCAAGAATCAGCTGGTCGAAGAATAA
- a CDS encoding GGDEF domain-containing protein, with product MKDQSARAKTGMSQQSDRPNEQNPAEIARETIRQLGLRRIAPTPQAYRDIYEEIVGNTGQRDVREMLAAFAESVILSPALTDAGHHLRRAAEAEDWEEYGQQLVLLSEQLAQPAAAPGAPATAATGLATAASEQAGAPKLAAADIPAYSLRDMLARTLGFAVVSLLQNDAELRDETEQLAQAVKLVSSRGALEDIGARLKQLYFKIEIKSTDLSEQQTQLLRLFKLVLENIGELLEDDSWLRGQIAGVQNILAGPISHAALHDASRSLKEVIYKQGLLKHSLAEAKLTVKNMMITFIDRLSAVANTTGDYHEKMTAYSEKISQTTDIMALNKILGDVMRDTRSAQLEALRSRDEMLAARQQAHEAESRIHQLESQLEQMSELAREDQLTGSLNRRGLDDVFEREVARADRRKGQLCIALLDLDDFKRINDTHGHQAGDEALIHLVRVIKDTLRTMDVIGRFGGEEFMIVLPDTPLESALQTVTRVQRELTKRIFMHKHERVLITFSAGVALRKDGEDQQALFKRADDALYQAKHAGKNRVVAAE from the coding sequence ATGAAAGACCAGTCAGCACGCGCAAAAACAGGGATGTCGCAACAGTCCGATAGGCCGAACGAGCAGAATCCGGCGGAAATCGCCCGCGAGACAATTCGCCAGCTGGGACTGCGCCGAATAGCGCCGACGCCGCAAGCATATCGGGATATCTACGAGGAAATTGTCGGCAATACCGGCCAGCGCGATGTGCGCGAAATGCTGGCAGCCTTTGCTGAAAGCGTCATCCTGTCGCCCGCGCTGACCGATGCAGGACATCACCTGCGGCGCGCCGCCGAGGCGGAGGACTGGGAAGAATATGGCCAGCAGCTGGTGCTGCTGAGCGAACAGTTAGCGCAACCGGCCGCCGCGCCCGGCGCGCCTGCGACAGCCGCAACAGGCCTGGCGACGGCAGCTTCGGAGCAGGCAGGCGCGCCGAAGCTGGCGGCGGCCGATATACCAGCCTACTCGCTACGCGACATGCTGGCGCGCACACTCGGCTTCGCCGTGGTCTCGCTGTTGCAAAACGACGCGGAACTACGGGATGAAACAGAACAACTGGCACAAGCCGTCAAGCTCGTCAGCAGCAGGGGCGCGCTGGAAGATATCGGCGCGCGATTGAAACAACTGTATTTCAAGATCGAGATCAAGAGCACGGATTTGAGCGAACAACAGACGCAGCTGCTGCGCCTGTTCAAGCTGGTACTGGAAAACATCGGGGAATTGCTGGAAGACGACAGCTGGCTGCGCGGCCAGATCGCCGGGGTACAGAATATCCTGGCCGGACCGATCAGCCACGCCGCACTGCACGACGCCAGCCGCAGCCTGAAGGAAGTGATCTACAAGCAAGGCTTGTTGAAGCATAGCCTGGCCGAAGCCAAACTGACGGTGAAAAACATGATGATTACCTTTATCGATCGTCTGAGCGCCGTTGCCAACACCACCGGCGACTACCATGAAAAAATGACGGCCTATTCGGAAAAGATCAGTCAGACCACCGACATCATGGCGCTCAACAAGATCCTTGGCGACGTCATGCGCGACACCCGCAGCGCCCAGCTCGAAGCCCTGCGCTCACGCGATGAAATGCTGGCGGCGCGGCAGCAGGCGCATGAAGCCGAAAGCCGCATCCATCAACTCGAATCGCAACTCGAGCAGATGAGCGAACTGGCGCGCGAAGACCAGCTGACCGGCAGCCTCAACCGGCGCGGACTGGACGATGTCTTTGAACGCGAGGTGGCGCGCGCCGACCGCCGCAAGGGACAGTTGTGCATCGCCCTGCTCGACCTCGACGATTTCAAGCGCATCAACGACACCCATGGCCACCAGGCCGGCGACGAAGCCCTGATCCACCTGGTGCGGGTGATCAAGGATACCCTGCGTACCATGGACGTGATCGGCCGCTTCGGCGGCGAGGAATTCATGATCGTGCTGCCCGACACACCATTGGAATCCGCCTTGCAGACCGTGACCCGGGTGCAGCGCGAACTGACCAAGCGCATTTTCATGCACAAGCATGAACGTGTCCTGATCACTTTTTCGGCTGGCGTCGCCCTGCGCAAGGATGGCGAAGACCAGCAAGCGCTGTTCAAGCGCGCTGACGATGCCCTTTACCAGGCCAAGCATGCCGGAAAAAACCGTGTTGTCGCCGCGGAATAG
- the fliD gene encoding flagellar filament capping protein FliD — MAISSPGIGSNLDINGIVSQLMSIEQQPLVSLSQKEATHQAKLSAIGNLKSALSSFQSAVKALSEISKFQAVKVSAADATIASASGSSAAAPGTYSLEVTKLAQAQKLASAGQASAATAIGQGTITFDFGTIDIGAGSFNSTTGKYTGASFTSNGSGTKTITIDSSNSSLAGIRDAINKGNIGVTASIVNDGGASPYRLVLTETTTGKTSSMKISVAGDAALGTLLNHDPSAAPAGQGFSETVTAQNAEFKVDGIAVSKTTNTVTDVIEGVTLTLAKTNIGSPTNITVTRDTATVTASVNQFVQAFNQINQTLTDLSSYNATTRQGAILNGDATVRTIQTQLRSILTTAVGGDAGAYTLLSQVGVSVQKNGTLALDSTKLQKAVDSNFSDIAGLFAAVGKTSDSLVTYTGSATKTTVGAYALNITRLATQGKTTGQAGDPADLLIDASNDTLQVQVDGVAATITLTQKTYADAAALAAEVQSKINGASALSSAGASVKVTELAGVLTITSNKYGSASNASITGGNGQASMMGATPSASAGEDVAGTLNGVAATGSGQALTGATGSAAEGLKLMITGGSTGARGTVNFSKGYAYQFDKLVDSMLESTGPINSRTDGINASLKSLAQQKQRVSDRLVNIEKRYRAQFTALDMAMASMTKTSSFLQQQLDNLPKIE; from the coding sequence GTGGCGATCTCATCACCTGGCATCGGCTCAAATCTGGATATCAATGGCATCGTCAGCCAGCTGATGTCAATTGAGCAACAGCCTTTGGTGAGCCTGAGTCAAAAAGAGGCGACCCACCAAGCCAAGCTCTCCGCAATCGGCAACCTGAAAAGCGCTCTGTCGTCGTTTCAAAGCGCTGTCAAGGCCCTTTCCGAGATCAGCAAGTTTCAGGCGGTCAAAGTTTCAGCGGCTGATGCGACGATTGCCTCGGCCAGCGGCAGCTCGGCGGCAGCGCCAGGCACTTATTCGCTGGAAGTCACCAAGCTGGCACAGGCGCAAAAACTTGCTTCCGCCGGCCAGGCCAGCGCTGCTACTGCGATTGGTCAAGGCACGATCACGTTTGACTTCGGCACCATTGATATCGGCGCGGGTTCGTTCAACAGCACGACCGGCAAGTACACAGGCGCCAGTTTTACCAGCAACGGCAGCGGCACCAAGACCATCACCATCGACAGCAGCAATAGTTCGCTGGCAGGCATTCGCGATGCGATCAACAAGGGCAATATCGGCGTTACCGCCTCGATCGTCAACGATGGCGGCGCCTCGCCTTATCGGCTGGTGCTGACCGAAACGACGACCGGCAAGACCAGCAGCATGAAAATCTCAGTCGCCGGCGACGCGGCGCTGGGCACCCTGTTGAATCATGATCCGAGCGCAGCACCTGCCGGCCAGGGTTTTTCCGAAACCGTCACTGCTCAGAACGCCGAATTCAAGGTCGATGGCATTGCAGTGTCCAAAACCACCAATACCGTTACCGACGTCATTGAAGGCGTGACGCTGACGCTGGCAAAAACCAATATCGGCAGCCCGACCAACATCACAGTGACCCGGGATACCGCAACAGTCACGGCGTCGGTCAACCAGTTTGTGCAGGCATTCAACCAGATCAACCAGACGCTGACTGATTTATCGTCGTATAACGCAACCACCAGGCAAGGCGCGATCCTGAACGGCGACGCCACCGTGCGCACGATTCAGACCCAGCTGCGCAGCATATTGACGACAGCGGTGGGCGGCGATGCCGGCGCCTATACCCTGCTCTCCCAAGTTGGTGTCTCGGTACAGAAAAACGGCACGCTGGCATTGGACAGCACTAAGCTACAAAAGGCAGTCGACAGCAATTTTTCGGATATTGCAGGGCTGTTTGCCGCGGTTGGCAAAACCAGCGACAGTTTGGTGACCTATACTGGCAGCGCTACAAAAACGACGGTTGGTGCTTATGCACTCAATATTACCCGACTGGCGACCCAGGGAAAAACCACCGGGCAAGCTGGCGACCCGGCAGACCTGCTTATTGATGCCAGCAATGATACGTTGCAAGTGCAGGTGGATGGTGTCGCGGCCACCATCACGCTGACACAAAAGACCTATGCCGATGCCGCCGCGCTGGCTGCCGAAGTGCAGTCCAAGATCAATGGCGCGTCTGCGCTGTCAAGCGCCGGCGCGTCGGTCAAGGTGACCGAATTGGCCGGTGTGCTGACCATTACCTCCAACAAGTATGGCTCTGCATCGAACGCCTCCATCACAGGCGGCAATGGCCAGGCCAGCATGATGGGCGCCACACCGTCCGCCAGTGCCGGCGAAGATGTTGCCGGTACGCTCAATGGCGTTGCTGCAACCGGTTCCGGCCAGGCACTGACTGGCGCAACCGGTTCGGCTGCGGAGGGATTGAAACTGATGATTACCGGCGGCAGCACCGGTGCCCGTGGCACGGTCAACTTTTCAAAAGGATATGCGTACCAGTTCGACAAGCTGGTCGACTCGATGCTGGAAAGTACCGGCCCGATTAATTCTCGCACAGATGGCATCAATGCATCGTTGAAGAGCCTGGCGCAGCAAAAGCAGCGTGTCAGCGACCGTCTGGTCAATATTGAAAAACGTTACCGTGCACAATTCACCGCACTTGATATGGCCATGGCCAGCATGACTAAAACCAGTAGTTTCTTGCAGCAACAGCTGGATAACTTACCCAAGATTGAATAA
- a CDS encoding alpha,alpha-trehalose-phosphate synthase (UDP-forming), translated as MQSGSFRLSLKFILPVALVWVLLAYAVVPWVDKLTLRWFVRDLDTRSQMLAAALQDPLQEYVPLKSQKKIAELFDRAVQDDRLFALAFCDDNAKLLYKTRTYPQSLGCMDAGWQQTLRQSMVSLPQGSVHVTENPLQADGHYEGKLILVHDTSFIERRSADARKYVLALFAMLAVVMALLTIFIAHLSWRGVISAVKDVLVKDTRPHARHGPHEVAASIQPLAGDLRALLKEYSQDRRVRDDPSRQWTPDKLRTILREELAGDEVLVVSNREPYIHVQTATGLQVNRPASGLVTAVEPVMRACSGTWIAHGGGSGDRAAVDGNDRVKVPPARPSYTLRRVWLSKEEEQGFYYGFANEGLWPLCHIAHVRPVFRSADFDRYVEVNQRFADAVVQEARTDDPVVLVQDYHFALLPRMVREALPKATIITFWHIPWPNPESFGICPWREEILEGLLGSTILGFHTSFHCKNFLETVDRYLETRIEHEASTISYGGKLTQVESYPISIAWPEPEPGAPDVAACRQAVHQELALPENHLLGLGVDRLDYTKGIIERFQAVERMLEDYPALVGKFTLLQIAAPSRSSLDEYQNFEARVRSLAQRINRRFGSGVYVPIILRIAHHNAEEVNRLYRAADVCVVTSLHDGMNLVAKEFIAARDDERGVLVLSQFTGAARELHEALMVNPYHIEQSAEALYRALTMPEIEQRERMRSMRSLVKDFNVYRWAGRMLLDAARLRQRERIMTKIHSHSRASLRRVV; from the coding sequence ATGCAATCCGGCTCGTTCCGCCTATCCCTGAAATTCATCCTGCCGGTGGCCTTGGTCTGGGTACTGCTGGCTTACGCTGTCGTGCCCTGGGTGGATAAGCTCACCCTGCGCTGGTTCGTGCGCGACCTGGATACGCGCTCGCAAATGCTGGCTGCCGCCTTGCAAGACCCGTTGCAGGAATACGTGCCGCTGAAATCGCAAAAGAAGATCGCCGAACTGTTCGACCGCGCCGTGCAGGACGATCGCCTGTTTGCGCTGGCCTTTTGCGACGACAATGCCAAGTTGCTGTACAAGACACGCACCTATCCGCAATCGCTCGGGTGCATGGACGCCGGCTGGCAGCAGACCTTGCGGCAAAGTATGGTGTCGCTGCCGCAAGGCTCGGTGCATGTCACCGAAAACCCGCTGCAGGCGGATGGCCATTACGAGGGCAAGCTGATCCTGGTGCACGACACCAGCTTTATCGAGCGGCGCAGCGCCGATGCGCGCAAGTATGTGCTGGCGCTGTTTGCCATGCTGGCGGTGGTGATGGCGCTGCTGACCATCTTCATCGCCCACCTGAGCTGGCGCGGCGTGATCAGCGCGGTCAAGGACGTCCTGGTCAAGGATACGCGGCCGCATGCGCGCCATGGTCCGCACGAGGTGGCGGCCAGTATCCAACCATTGGCCGGCGACTTGCGCGCGCTGCTGAAAGAATACAGCCAGGACCGCCGCGTACGCGACGATCCTTCGCGCCAGTGGACGCCGGACAAGTTGCGCACGATCCTGCGCGAGGAACTGGCAGGCGACGAAGTGCTGGTGGTATCCAACCGCGAGCCTTACATCCACGTGCAGACCGCCACCGGCCTGCAGGTCAACCGTCCGGCCAGCGGCCTGGTGACGGCGGTCGAGCCGGTCATGCGCGCCTGCTCGGGCACCTGGATCGCCCACGGCGGCGGTTCCGGCGACCGCGCCGCAGTGGACGGCAACGACCGCGTCAAGGTGCCGCCGGCGCGCCCCAGCTATACGCTGCGGCGGGTCTGGCTGAGCAAGGAGGAAGAGCAGGGCTTCTATTATGGCTTCGCCAACGAGGGCCTGTGGCCGCTTTGCCATATCGCCCACGTGCGCCCGGTGTTCCGCTCCGCCGACTTTGACCGTTACGTCGAGGTCAACCAGCGCTTCGCCGATGCGGTGGTGCAGGAAGCGCGTACCGACGATCCGGTGGTGCTGGTGCAGGATTACCACTTCGCGCTGCTGCCGCGCATGGTGCGCGAAGCCTTGCCCAAGGCGACCATCATCACCTTCTGGCACATCCCCTGGCCGAACCCGGAATCCTTCGGCATCTGCCCATGGCGCGAGGAGATCCTCGAAGGGCTGCTGGGCAGCACCATCCTTGGCTTCCATACCAGTTTCCACTGCAAGAATTTCCTTGAAACCGTCGACCGTTACCTGGAAACCCGCATCGAGCACGAGGCGTCGACCATTTCCTACGGCGGCAAGCTGACCCAGGTGGAAAGCTATCCGATTTCGATCGCCTGGCCGGAGCCGGAGCCGGGCGCGCCGGATGTGGCTGCCTGCCGCCAGGCGGTGCACCAGGAACTGGCGCTGCCGGAAAACCATCTGCTGGGGCTGGGGGTGGACCGGCTCGACTATACCAAGGGCATCATCGAGCGCTTCCAGGCGGTCGAGCGCATGCTGGAAGATTACCCGGCCCTGGTCGGCAAGTTTACGCTGTTGCAGATCGCCGCGCCGAGCCGTTCCTCGCTGGATGAATACCAGAATTTCGAGGCGCGCGTGCGCAGCCTGGCGCAACGCATCAACCGGCGCTTCGGCAGCGGCGTATATGTGCCGATCATCCTGCGGATTGCGCATCACAATGCCGAAGAGGTCAATCGCCTGTACCGCGCTGCCGATGTCTGCGTGGTCACCAGCCTGCACGACGGCATGAACCTGGTGGCCAAGGAATTCATTGCCGCGCGCGACGACGAGCGCGGCGTGCTGGTGCTGTCCCAATTCACCGGCGCCGCGCGGGAATTGCACGAAGCCCTGATGGTCAACCCCTACCATATCGAGCAAAGCGCCGAAGCCCTGTACCGGGCGCTGACCATGCCGGAGATCGAACAGCGCGAGCGCATGCGCAGCATGCGCTCGCTGGTCAAGGATTTCAATGTCTACCGCTGGGCCGGACGCATGCTGCTGGACGCCGCACGCCTGCGCCAGCGCGAGCGCATCATGACGAAAATCCATTCGCATAGCCGCGCCTCGCTGCGCCGGGTGGTGTGA
- a CDS encoding sensor histidine kinase, with translation MRKKILTDWESRFQAIVSNTPGLVFQCLLRGDGTLDFPYLSDGCHALLGITQQQLHDAPARLSELLLPEDRASFQDAMKASASSGKSWNWEGRIRVVQWNDIKWINLRCTPRLPVGAEPQWDGIMSNITESKLEQAEIKRSRAQLAELSAHVEKVKEEERTRIAREIHDDLGGNLTAIKMALALLVKRLPPESAKDLSDKAHYVDILVDRTLESIHRIAGDLRPGVLDFGITAAIEWQAREFEKQTGTPCTLSADTQEIELPQEQATALFRIFQEALTNISKHAGASRVKVKLLRAEQHLLLEVADNGKGISAADQGKPHSFGIRGMTERAHALGGEFCLDKAAPPGDGCVVRIRIPLEHALTSTANRQ, from the coding sequence GTGCGCAAGAAGATACTTACCGATTGGGAATCCCGCTTCCAGGCGATCGTCTCCAACACGCCCGGCCTGGTATTCCAGTGCCTGCTGCGCGGCGATGGCACGCTCGACTTTCCCTATCTGAGCGATGGCTGCCATGCCTTGCTTGGCATCACGCAGCAACAATTGCATGACGCCCCCGCGCGCCTTTCCGAGCTGCTGCTGCCGGAAGACCGCGCCTCGTTCCAGGATGCGATGAAGGCCTCGGCTTCCAGCGGCAAGAGCTGGAACTGGGAAGGCCGCATCCGTGTCGTGCAATGGAATGACATCAAGTGGATCAACCTGCGCTGCACCCCGCGCCTGCCCGTCGGAGCGGAGCCGCAATGGGATGGCATCATGTCCAACATCACAGAAAGCAAGCTGGAACAGGCGGAAATCAAGCGCTCGCGCGCGCAACTGGCGGAACTGTCTGCACACGTGGAAAAGGTCAAGGAAGAAGAGCGCACGCGCATTGCCCGCGAAATTCACGATGACCTCGGCGGCAACCTGACTGCAATCAAGATGGCGCTGGCGCTGCTGGTCAAGCGCCTGCCACCGGAATCCGCCAAGGATCTGAGCGACAAGGCCCATTACGTCGATATCCTGGTCGACCGCACCCTGGAGTCCATCCACCGCATTGCCGGCGATCTGCGGCCTGGCGTGCTCGATTTCGGCATCACTGCCGCCATCGAATGGCAGGCGCGGGAATTTGAAAAACAGACTGGCACCCCCTGCACGCTCAGTGCGGACACGCAGGAAATTGAATTGCCCCAGGAACAAGCTACGGCACTGTTCCGCATCTTCCAGGAAGCGCTGACCAATATCAGCAAGCATGCCGGCGCCAGCCGGGTGAAAGTGAAACTGTTGCGCGCCGAGCAGCATCTCCTGCTAGAAGTGGCCGACAATGGCAAGGGCATTTCCGCCGCCGATCAGGGCAAGCCGCACTCCTTCGGCATCCGCGGCATGACCGAACGGGCGCATGCGTTGGGTGGAGAATTCTGCCTGGACAAGGCCGCGCCGCCCGGCGACGGCTGTGTTGTACGGATCCGAATCCCGCTTGAGCATGCCTTGACGTCTACTGCCAATAGGCAATAA